A genomic stretch from Sulfurovum riftiae includes:
- a CDS encoding transcriptional regulator, with product MKFTALVAIIQDKDEEEAIKVAKEAGAGTVTIVHGRNIGLQEKKVFFGLTLEENVSVLLFILPKRLSMKVMKALRVSFDLDNHENSGMAFTLPLSHVAGLDNDELHKFEDDIKITL from the coding sequence ATGAAATTCACAGCACTCGTAGCCATCATTCAGGACAAAGATGAGGAAGAGGCGATCAAAGTGGCCAAAGAGGCCGGTGCAGGAACGGTCACCATCGTACATGGAAGAAATATCGGCTTGCAGGAGAAGAAGGTCTTTTTCGGACTCACACTCGAAGAGAATGTCTCGGTACTCCTCTTCATCCTTCCCAAGCGGCTCTCCATGAAGGTGATGAAAGCCCTCAGGGTCTCCTTCGACCTTGATAACCATGAGAACAGCGGCATGGCTTTCACCTTGCCTTTGAGCCATGTTGCGGGACTGGACAACGATGAGCTTCATAAGTTCGAAGACGATATCAAAATCACACTATAG
- a CDS encoding CBS domain-containing protein translates to MLVEEVMTPKEKLVVVSPMAPVREALTLMKKHSIRSVIVDKTKPDSAYGLLTFKNILQSIVAEDGDIDLLNVYDIAATPAFSVSAKLNVKYAARMMVKSSIKRLLVLDDNELKGILTMTDIIGILMETVEAQ, encoded by the coding sequence ATGCTAGTAGAAGAAGTAATGACACCCAAAGAGAAACTGGTCGTGGTCTCACCCATGGCACCGGTAAGAGAAGCCCTGACCCTCATGAAAAAACATTCGATCCGCTCGGTCATCGTCGACAAGACAAAGCCTGACAGTGCCTATGGACTGCTTACCTTCAAGAATATCCTGCAGAGCATCGTGGCTGAAGACGGCGATATAGACCTTTTGAATGTCTATGACATCGCCGCGACACCGGCTTTTTCCGTCTCGGCGAAACTCAATGTCAAATATGCGGCAAGGATGATGGTCAAAAGCAGTATCAAGCGTCTGTTGGTTCTAGACGACAACGAACTCAAAGGTATTCTGACCATGACAGACATCATCGGTATACTCATGGAGACGGTTGAAGCCCAGTAA